The following proteins are encoded in a genomic region of Bosea beijingensis:
- a CDS encoding helix-turn-helix domain-containing protein encodes MNNPSDQSQTVLRATAGARLAEVATAAAIRIPLAGLRAASRGRKPIALARQTAMYLAHVAFGLSLTRVGICFGRDRTTVRHACALIEDRRDDPALEFGLCALEAALLAMMARLAKQPAEARQ; translated from the coding sequence ATGAACAATCCGAGCGACCAATCGCAAACCGTCCTGCGTGCGACGGCCGGGGCGCGTTTGGCGGAAGTGGCGACCGCCGCCGCGATCCGCATTCCGCTGGCCGGCCTGCGCGCTGCGAGCCGCGGCCGGAAACCGATTGCGCTGGCCCGGCAGACGGCGATGTACCTCGCCCATGTCGCCTTCGGGCTCAGCCTCACCCGTGTCGGCATCTGCTTCGGCCGGGATCGCACCACCGTCCGCCATGCCTGCGCCCTGATCGAGGATCGCCGCGACGACCCGGCCCTTGAATTCGGCCTCTGCGCCCTGGAGGCCGCGCTCCTGGCCATGATGGCGAGATTGGCCAAGCAGCCCGCGGAGGCCCGCCAATGA
- a CDS encoding PAS domain-containing sensor histidine kinase, with protein sequence MAITALRTQAAALVHASVQSDPAERQRHERFVLSRLLVGGGMLGLAPAYLAWRGAPGAFEVAMIAAAALAVFSVALVSRTGRLDAAHALSSAALSLFIVALSGSTGGLSSPLLLWLAVVPVEAALFGSRGFMLRAGWIAVGALFAAIGLHWLGLFAEARPWSGEAMPLLAMSALAQALVVTAVLLRRRHAEEREQRISDARSQLLLDHVGDLVTWHDAGGAVVFANAAARNLAGADPRELLGRGLFERVHIADRPLFLKALSDAAHGEEGVTACFRTLFVPRDDVGESRLPVSLWLEMQACRVAGAAAADGAAVVCVMRDVTERRAAEETRERGHAEALRANDVKGQFLATVSHELRTPLNAIIGFSEMLSAEDNGWLDAQKRLEYARIIHASGHHLLDVVNTLLDISKIESGAMTIEREPLDLAAMTQDCCTLMALRAETGGIVLERVVGPALPAMEGDRRALKQVVLNLLSNAIKFTPAGGRVTLAVVRDGDTIDLSVSDTGIGIAAADLPKLGDPFFQAKGAYDRTHEGTGLGLSVVRGLVGLHGGRLTIESAPGIGTRVSVRLPAGGADSVEQPAKIVTFARAPRRGLDTKEPLRLTA encoded by the coding sequence ATGGCGATCACGGCACTGAGGACACAGGCGGCGGCACTGGTGCATGCATCGGTGCAGTCGGACCCGGCGGAAAGGCAGCGTCACGAACGTTTCGTTCTGTCGCGTCTGCTCGTCGGCGGCGGCATGCTCGGACTGGCTCCTGCCTATCTGGCCTGGCGCGGCGCGCCCGGCGCCTTTGAGGTCGCGATGATCGCCGCTGCCGCGCTCGCGGTCTTCTCCGTTGCGCTCGTCTCCCGCACGGGCCGTCTCGATGCGGCGCACGCGCTGTCCTCCGCCGCTCTCTCGCTTTTCATCGTGGCCCTTTCCGGCTCGACCGGTGGCCTGTCCTCGCCCTTGCTGCTTTGGCTGGCCGTCGTGCCGGTCGAGGCGGCGCTGTTCGGTTCGCGCGGCTTCATGCTGCGCGCCGGCTGGATCGCGGTGGGGGCGCTGTTCGCCGCCATCGGGTTGCACTGGCTCGGCCTGTTCGCTGAAGCAAGGCCGTGGAGCGGCGAGGCGATGCCGCTTCTGGCGATGTCCGCTCTGGCCCAGGCCCTGGTCGTGACGGCGGTCCTCCTGCGCCGGCGCCATGCCGAGGAGCGCGAGCAGCGCATCTCCGACGCACGCTCGCAGCTCCTGCTCGATCATGTCGGCGACCTCGTCACCTGGCACGATGCCGGCGGCGCCGTCGTCTTCGCCAATGCCGCGGCGCGCAACCTGGCCGGAGCCGATCCGCGCGAATTGCTCGGACGCGGCCTGTTCGAGCGCGTCCATATCGCCGACCGGCCGCTCTTCCTGAAGGCGCTGAGCGATGCCGCCCATGGCGAGGAGGGGGTGACCGCCTGCTTCCGCACGCTCTTCGTGCCGCGGGACGACGTCGGCGAGAGCCGCCTGCCGGTCTCGCTCTGGCTGGAGATGCAGGCCTGCCGCGTCGCGGGGGCCGCTGCTGCCGATGGCGCGGCCGTCGTCTGCGTGATGCGCGACGTGACCGAGCGCCGCGCCGCCGAGGAAACCCGCGAACGCGGCCATGCCGAGGCGCTGCGCGCCAATGACGTCAAGGGCCAGTTCCTGGCGACGGTCAGCCACGAGCTGCGCACGCCGCTGAACGCGATCATCGGCTTTTCCGAGATGCTGAGCGCCGAGGATAATGGCTGGCTCGATGCGCAGAAGCGCCTCGAATACGCCCGCATCATCCATGCCTCCGGCCATCACCTGCTCGATGTCGTGAACACGCTGCTCGACATCTCGAAGATCGAGAGCGGCGCGATGACCATCGAGCGCGAGCCGCTCGACCTCGCCGCGATGACGCAGGACTGCTGCACGCTGATGGCGCTGCGGGCCGAGACCGGCGGCATCGTGCTGGAGCGCGTCGTCGGCCCGGCCCTGCCGGCGATGGAAGGCGACCGGCGCGCACTGAAGCAGGTCGTGCTCAACCTGCTCTCGAACGCCATCAAGTTCACCCCGGCCGGCGGGCGCGTGACCTTGGCCGTGGTGCGCGACGGCGACACCATCGACCTCTCCGTCTCCGATACCGGCATCGGTATCGCCGCCGCCGACCTGCCCAAGCTGGGCGACCCCTTCTTCCAGGCCAAGGGCGCCTATGATCGCACGCATGAGGGCACCGGCCTCGGCCTGTCCGTCGTGCGCGGGCTCGTCGGCCTGCATGGCGGCCGCCTGACGATAGAGAGTGCGCCGGGCATCGGCACGCGCGTCTCGGTGCGTCTGCCGGCGGGTGGCGCGGACAGCGTCGAGCAGCCTGCCAAGATCGTGACTTTCGCCCGGGCTCCGCGCCGGGGTCTCGACACCAAAGAACCTCTCCGCCTGACCGCCTGA
- a CDS encoding YcgN family cysteine cluster protein: MTQAPPKPQPFWLTTPLEAMSSEQWESLCDGCGRCCLVKLEDEDTGRIFATDVGCRLFEAGTCRCRDYPNRSQKVPDCVTLTPEEVRTLPWLPPTCGYRLVAEGKDLPWWHPLVSGDPETVVAAGVSVRGRVFANEDEVPEEEVAERIVNWPLRWPRAARGKGP, encoded by the coding sequence ATGACGCAAGCCCCGCCGAAACCGCAGCCCTTCTGGCTGACGACGCCTTTGGAGGCGATGTCGAGCGAGCAATGGGAATCGCTCTGCGATGGCTGCGGCCGCTGCTGCCTCGTCAAGCTCGAGGACGAGGATACAGGCCGCATCTTCGCCACCGATGTCGGCTGCCGGCTGTTCGAGGCTGGCACCTGCCGTTGCCGCGACTATCCGAACCGCTCTCAGAAAGTGCCGGATTGCGTGACGCTGACGCCCGAGGAGGTGCGCACGCTGCCCTGGCTGCCGCCGACCTGCGGCTATCGCCTCGTCGCCGAGGGCAAGGACCTGCCCTGGTGGCACCCGCTGGTCTCCGGCGATCCCGAGACGGTGGTCGCGGCCGGCGTCTCGGTGCGCGGCCGCGTCTTCGCCAATGAGGACGAGGTGCCCGAGGAGGAGGTCGCAGAGCGCATCGTCAACTGGCCGCTGCGCTGGCCCCGTGCCGCGCGGGGGAAGGGCCCCTGA
- a CDS encoding DUF1254 domain-containing protein gives MSAVSHDPPERHSSPFAGWRPRLRAGFARFVMTTLAGLILAAIVHIVTILAIPALSQRDAAHAYRELGTEGHAEAIPSPGNARGVPALREADPNVVTAVCSYDLSAGPMRVVARTGTLPLGLTLHRQGGGVLYAITDRAAIRGMLEFLVMTEAQRDERIAADEEGETSRELRIVSDTEQGLIVARVLMRLPSDRADAEALATGVACGLAN, from the coding sequence ATGAGCGCTGTCAGCCACGATCCGCCGGAGAGGCACAGCTCGCCCTTCGCCGGCTGGCGCCCGCGCCTGCGCGCCGGCTTCGCGCGCTTCGTCATGACGACGCTGGCCGGGCTGATCCTCGCGGCCATCGTCCATATCGTCACGATCCTGGCTATCCCGGCGCTCTCGCAGCGCGATGCCGCCCATGCCTATCGCGAGCTCGGAACCGAAGGACATGCCGAAGCCATTCCCTCCCCCGGCAATGCCCGCGGCGTGCCGGCCTTGCGCGAAGCCGATCCCAATGTGGTCACTGCGGTCTGCAGCTACGATCTCTCGGCTGGCCCGATGCGGGTCGTCGCCCGCACCGGCACGTTGCCGCTCGGCCTTACGCTGCATCGGCAGGGCGGCGGCGTACTCTATGCGATCACCGACCGGGCGGCGATCCGCGGCATGCTCGAATTCCTTGTGATGACCGAAGCGCAGCGCGACGAGCGCATCGCCGCCGACGAGGAAGGCGAGACCAGCCGGGAGCTGCGCATCGTCTCCGATACCGAACAGGGCCTGATCGTGGCGCGCGTGCTGATGCGCCTGCCCTCCGACCGGGCCGATGCTGAGGCGCTCGCGACCGGCGTCGCCTGCGGGCTGGCGAACTAG
- a CDS encoding DUF1491 family protein, whose translation MARLTSDFWVSAYLRQAAFDGLVAVLRRRGAREAGAIFVKLDRLDGTAALYGPAPQALAEDDGERRFQLLLDADPVAIEHRVERELRFDGDLWLVEIENRAGDPRLALVDA comes from the coding sequence ATGGCGCGCCTGACCAGCGATTTCTGGGTTTCGGCCTATCTGCGGCAGGCGGCTTTCGATGGCCTTGTGGCCGTGCTGCGCCGCCGTGGGGCGCGCGAGGCGGGCGCCATCTTCGTCAAGCTCGACCGGCTGGACGGCACGGCAGCACTTTATGGCCCGGCGCCGCAGGCCCTTGCCGAGGATGACGGCGAGCGCCGCTTCCAGCTCCTGCTCGATGCCGATCCCGTTGCGATCGAGCACCGTGTCGAGCGCGAACTGCGCTTCGACGGGGATCTCTGGCTGGTCGAGATCGAGAACCGGGCGGGCGATCCGAGGCTTGCGCTCGTCGACGCCTGA
- a CDS encoding DUF1214 domain-containing protein produces MRILDLAYILALGAGLGLGSAHWAVAGRSAVGRVEVGAWTAWPRSGSREVDPYMRAYLARGVHLPFGSGEGLELIAERDDAGQALDGRCRYRLSGATPTTRGWTIGITDGDGLPFRLPLERTSFSDSEIVRPEDGGLAILASSTPEAGNWLPLPASGRFQIRLRLYDTPISSQTGETRASNLPRIARVDCR; encoded by the coding sequence GTGCGGATTCTAGACCTCGCCTATATTCTTGCGCTCGGGGCCGGTCTCGGGCTGGGCTCCGCCCATTGGGCGGTGGCCGGGCGTTCGGCGGTCGGCCGGGTCGAGGTCGGCGCCTGGACGGCCTGGCCGCGCAGCGGCAGCCGCGAGGTCGACCCCTATATGCGCGCCTATCTCGCCCGCGGCGTCCATCTGCCGTTCGGCTCCGGCGAAGGGCTGGAGCTGATCGCCGAGCGCGACGATGCCGGGCAGGCGCTGGACGGGCGCTGCCGCTATCGGCTCTCCGGCGCGACACCGACGACGCGCGGCTGGACCATCGGCATCACCGATGGTGACGGCTTGCCCTTCCGCCTGCCGCTGGAGCGCACGAGCTTCAGCGATTCGGAGATCGTCCGCCCGGAGGATGGCGGGCTCGCCATCCTCGCGTCATCCACGCCCGAGGCCGGCAACTGGCTGCCGCTGCCCGCGAGCGGGCGCTTCCAGATCCGGCTGCGGCTCTACGATACGCCGATCTCCAGCCAGACCGGCGAGACCCGCGCCAGCAACCTGCCGCGCATCGCGCGCGTCGACTGCCGATGA
- a CDS encoding DUF2336 domain-containing protein → MPASVSKELADLARLAREGGLDLSPISLRVKADLLLSTPYPSPVDLAAFNEMAEALLPGIDEATALILARKLAGWAHTPAPVLSGLAAKGGAVLAELLRHGMKLSEGELERFVETGDETLRAALAVRSDLTSHAVIALVSDENRGLDLPLIANHSAPMPRAAVDTLIARARAEPAYRPGLLARPDLSNIELAPLFLHAGAERRLAIIESLMAREALHPSERRPALSGPVFAVWLDLAAEDRDAAFSAIAEHLGGGLPLAAAMAADASRDLAALALTASGTTVEEATRFLIRLGDDAAHSVERIFALVALMRSVRPAIAFRLAMHIAGTTAGAPQRRGQHQPAMDPSGTPSRAGQARPEAQPAMSEVLGKLRAKRERG, encoded by the coding sequence ATGCCCGCATCCGTTTCCAAGGAACTCGCCGATCTCGCTCGCCTGGCGCGCGAGGGCGGGCTCGACCTCAGCCCGATCTCACTGCGGGTCAAAGCGGATCTTTTGCTCTCGACGCCTTACCCCTCGCCCGTCGACCTCGCCGCTTTCAACGAGATGGCCGAAGCGCTGCTGCCGGGCATCGACGAGGCGACGGCGCTGATCCTGGCGCGCAAGCTCGCCGGATGGGCGCATACGCCCGCGCCAGTCCTCTCCGGCCTCGCCGCGAAGGGCGGCGCCGTTCTCGCGGAACTCCTGCGCCACGGCATGAAACTGTCTGAAGGCGAGCTCGAACGCTTCGTCGAAACCGGCGACGAGACGCTGCGCGCGGCGCTCGCCGTCCGCTCCGACCTCACCAGCCATGCCGTCATTGCATTGGTCTCGGATGAAAACCGCGGGCTCGACCTCCCCCTCATCGCCAATCACAGCGCCCCGATGCCGCGTGCGGCCGTCGATACCCTGATCGCCCGTGCCCGGGCCGAGCCGGCCTACCGGCCGGGCCTGCTCGCGCGTCCCGACCTGTCCAATATCGAGCTCGCACCGCTTTTCCTGCATGCCGGCGCGGAGCGACGCCTCGCGATCATCGAATCGCTGATGGCCCGCGAGGCGCTGCATCCCAGCGAGCGGCGCCCGGCCCTGTCCGGCCCGGTCTTCGCGGTCTGGCTCGATCTCGCGGCCGAGGATCGCGACGCGGCCTTTTCCGCGATCGCGGAACATCTCGGCGGCGGCTTGCCCCTCGCGGCAGCCATGGCGGCCGATGCATCGCGGGATCTCGCGGCGCTCGCATTGACCGCGAGCGGCACCACGGTCGAGGAAGCCACGCGCTTCCTGATCCGACTCGGAGACGATGCTGCCCATTCGGTCGAACGCATCTTCGCGCTGGTCGCGCTGATGCGCTCGGTGCGGCCCGCCATCGCCTTCCGGCTTGCCATGCACATCGCCGGCACGACGGCAGGAGCGCCGCAGCGGCGGGGCCAGCATCAGCCGGCCATGGACCCGAGCGGCACGCCGTCGCGCGCCGGCCAGGCCCGGCCGGAGGCACAGCCGGCGATGTCGGAAGTCCTCGGCAAGCTCCGCGCAAAGCGCGAGCGGGGCTGA
- a CDS encoding DUF6456 domain-containing protein — protein MTVEIARNERNRLLKHLAGPGCYGLTSPLGCGRIALFRSVNGTSLGAGYVSAETVQALETEGLVAWLRDAKPARLGLAPAAPAAPVAAQSQPDTGASPAPAMDDRESPLLWLYRRPGKDGRPQISGEEFAAGERFRADITLAGMLPRVTMNWDAAFTPEQAAAGPRDVAGSSDTALAARQRVRLACDRLGPELSGLAIDICGFLKGLDLVEKERRWPPRSAKIVLRVALAALVTHYGLDRQSRPRGMRSWQAEGARPSEFPISG, from the coding sequence ATGACCGTCGAGATCGCACGTAACGAGCGAAACCGCCTGCTGAAGCACCTCGCCGGCCCCGGCTGTTACGGTCTGACGTCACCCCTGGGTTGCGGCCGCATCGCGCTGTTCCGGAGCGTGAACGGCACGAGCCTGGGCGCGGGCTACGTCTCGGCGGAAACGGTGCAGGCCCTGGAGACCGAGGGGCTTGTCGCCTGGTTGCGGGACGCGAAGCCGGCGCGTCTCGGCCTCGCCCCGGCCGCTCCGGCGGCCCCGGTGGCGGCGCAATCGCAACCCGATACCGGCGCATCGCCCGCACCTGCCATGGATGACCGCGAAAGCCCGCTGCTCTGGCTGTACCGCCGACCGGGAAAGGATGGCAGGCCGCAGATCAGCGGCGAGGAATTCGCGGCGGGCGAGCGCTTCCGGGCCGACATCACGCTGGCGGGGATGTTGCCGCGCGTGACAATGAACTGGGACGCTGCTTTCACCCCGGAGCAGGCGGCAGCCGGTCCGCGCGACGTCGCCGGTTCGTCCGATACCGCGCTTGCGGCGCGCCAGCGCGTCAGGCTCGCCTGCGACCGGTTGGGGCCGGAGCTGTCAGGCCTCGCGATCGATATCTGCGGTTTTCTCAAGGGGCTCGATCTCGTCGAGAAGGAGCGTCGCTGGCCGCCGCGCTCGGCCAAGATCGTGCTGCGGGTCGCGCTCGCGGCACTGGTCACGCATTACGGCCTGGATCGTCAGAGCCGACCGCGCGGCATGCGCAGTTGGCAGGCGGAGGGCGCCCGGCCGAGCGAATTCCCGATATCCGGTTGA
- a CDS encoding transglycosylase domain-containing protein, with protein MEFRKAGWRTRLKRFALAADSWLDAGLWGAGHRAGEIHERIRSVADRLTVTGGKRIAAEFASEGLNIGIVGALILLMLALPAFRIGNDEALKNQVFAVTFLDRYGAPLGHRGARHDDSLKLEEMPDHLLKAVLATEDRRFYDHFGIDLIGTSRALLVNTRASGVVQGGSSLTQQLAKNLFLNNERSLDRKIKEAFLALWLETRLTKNEILKLYLDRAYMGGGTFGAAAAAEYYFGKSVKDVSLAEAAMLAGLFKAPTKYAPHVNLPAARARANDVLNAMVDAGFMTAGQVDSAKRNPATPIDRKRDSSPDYYLDWAFDAVKELANEGKLGADRVLTVKTPHDSAIQQRADEAIETILRQHGPAYRVKQAATVVMDPDGAVRAIVGGRDYGASQFNRATAGQRQPGSSFKPFVYAAALSAGLYKPTTIVTDRPVCIGNWCPNNYGRSYAGSMPLTVALAKSINTIPVQMSIAIGRATGETHEARAAAIGRRKIVETAHAMGLTTPLTDTVSLPIGAAEVTVIDMAAGYSALANGGRRAKPYAAIEIANSQGEVIYRHDRDEPEPKQVLSPQVAQDMNFMLSKVPTEGTARRAALDGVVTAGKTGTTNGYKDAWYVGYSGNLVGAVWFGNDNSAETANMTGGSLPAMTWKEIMQFAHQGLELKPIPGVPAVDPKGAAVAKAGSATTPAGTASGPGAGHMPRQSFEVLSAVGSMFKSVEPRRVASRPIQVGIREISGSEPRVR; from the coding sequence ATGGAGTTCAGGAAGGCGGGCTGGAGGACGCGGCTGAAGCGCTTTGCGCTTGCCGCCGACTCATGGCTGGATGCCGGCCTGTGGGGAGCAGGGCACCGCGCCGGCGAAATCCATGAGCGCATCCGCAGCGTCGCCGATCGCCTGACCGTCACCGGCGGCAAGCGCATCGCCGCCGAGTTCGCCAGTGAAGGGCTGAATATCGGCATCGTCGGCGCGCTGATCCTGCTGATGCTGGCCCTGCCGGCGTTCCGGATCGGCAATGACGAGGCGCTGAAGAACCAGGTCTTCGCCGTCACCTTCCTCGACCGCTACGGCGCGCCACTCGGCCATCGCGGCGCCCGGCACGACGATTCGCTGAAGCTGGAGGAGATGCCGGACCATCTGCTCAAGGCCGTGCTGGCCACCGAGGATCGCCGCTTCTACGACCATTTCGGCATCGACCTGATCGGCACCTCGCGGGCGCTGCTGGTCAATACGCGGGCCTCGGGCGTGGTCCAGGGCGGCTCGTCGCTGACTCAGCAGCTCGCCAAGAACCTCTTCCTCAACAACGAGCGCTCGCTCGACCGCAAGATCAAGGAAGCCTTCCTCGCCTTGTGGCTGGAGACGCGGCTGACCAAGAACGAAATCCTCAAGCTCTATCTCGACCGCGCCTATATGGGCGGCGGCACCTTCGGCGCGGCGGCTGCGGCGGAATACTATTTCGGCAAGTCGGTTAAGGACGTCTCGCTGGCCGAGGCCGCGATGCTCGCCGGGCTGTTCAAGGCACCGACGAAATACGCGCCCCATGTCAACCTGCCGGCCGCCCGTGCGCGGGCCAACGACGTGCTCAACGCCATGGTCGATGCCGGCTTCATGACCGCCGGCCAGGTCGACAGCGCCAAGCGCAACCCGGCGACACCGATCGACCGCAAGCGCGATTCCAGCCCGGACTATTATCTCGACTGGGCCTTCGATGCGGTGAAGGAGCTCGCGAACGAGGGCAAGCTCGGCGCCGACCGCGTGCTGACGGTGAAGACACCACATGATTCCGCGATCCAGCAGCGCGCCGACGAGGCGATCGAGACGATCCTGCGCCAGCATGGCCCGGCCTATCGCGTGAAACAGGCGGCAACCGTGGTGATGGACCCGGACGGGGCCGTGCGCGCCATCGTCGGCGGCCGGGACTACGGCGCGAGCCAGTTCAACCGGGCGACCGCGGGCCAGCGGCAGCCCGGCTCCTCGTTCAAGCCCTTCGTCTATGCGGCCGCGCTCTCGGCCGGGCTCTACAAGCCGACCACGATCGTCACCGACCGGCCGGTCTGCATCGGCAACTGGTGCCCGAACAATTACGGGCGCTCCTATGCCGGCTCGATGCCGCTGACGGTGGCGCTGGCGAAGTCGATCAATACGATCCCCGTCCAGATGTCGATCGCCATCGGCCGCGCCACGGGCGAGACGCATGAGGCGCGCGCGGCCGCGATCGGCCGCCGGAAGATCGTCGAGACCGCCCATGCCATGGGCCTGACGACGCCGCTAACCGACACGGTCTCGCTGCCGATCGGGGCGGCCGAAGTCACGGTGATCGACATGGCCGCCGGCTATTCCGCGCTTGCCAATGGCGGCAGGCGGGCGAAGCCCTATGCCGCGATCGAGATCGCCAATTCGCAGGGCGAGGTGATCTACCGCCATGACCGCGACGAGCCGGAGCCGAAGCAGGTGCTGAGCCCGCAGGTGGCGCAGGACATGAACTTCATGCTCTCGAAGGTGCCGACCGAGGGGACGGCGCGCCGCGCCGCGCTCGACGGCGTCGTCACCGCGGGCAAGACCGGCACGACCAACGGCTACAAGGATGCCTGGTATGTCGGCTATTCCGGCAATCTCGTCGGCGCCGTCTGGTTCGGCAACGACAATTCCGCCGAGACCGCGAACATGACCGGCGGCTCGCTTCCCGCGATGACCTGGAAGGAGATCATGCAGTTCGCCCATCAGGGGCTGGAGCTGAAGCCTATTCCGGGCGTGCCCGCTGTCGATCCGAAGGGCGCGGCGGTCGCAAAGGCCGGCAGCGCCACGACGCCTGCGGGCACGGCATCCGGCCCCGGCGCCGGCCATATGCCGCGCCAGTCCTTCGAGGTGCTCTCGGCCGTCGGCTCCATGTTCAAATCCGTCGAGCCGCGGCGTGTCGCGAGCCGCCCGATCCAGGTCGGTATCCGCGAGATCTCTGGCAGCGAGCCGCGGGTTCGCTGA
- a CDS encoding SufE family protein: MTTSLDDIVANFELLDEWDDRYRYLIELGKSLEPLPEDDHVDANKVRGCASQVWLVAHREDGSGPQTRLRFVGDSDAHIVRGLVALALAIFSGRQASEILATDAFAIYERLGLAAHLTPQRSNGVRAMIDRIRRDAQAAAAA, translated from the coding sequence ATGACGACAAGCCTCGACGACATCGTCGCGAATTTCGAACTGCTCGACGAGTGGGACGATCGCTATCGCTACCTCATCGAACTCGGCAAGAGCCTCGAGCCCCTGCCCGAGGACGACCATGTCGACGCCAACAAGGTGCGCGGCTGCGCGAGCCAGGTCTGGCTCGTCGCCCATCGCGAGGACGGCAGCGGGCCGCAGACCCGGCTGCGCTTCGTCGGCGACAGCGACGCCCATATCGTGCGCGGGCTGGTGGCGCTGGCACTGGCGATCTTCTCCGGGCGGCAGGCTTCGGAGATTCTCGCGACCGACGCCTTCGCCATCTACGAGCGCCTCGGCCTCGCCGCCCATCTCACGCCGCAGCGCTCGAACGGCGTGCGCGCGATGATCGACCGGATCAGGCGCGACGCCCAGGCGGCCGCAGCAGCCTGA